The DNA sequence ACCTCAGCCTGCCATACCCCATCTGACCTGGGCAAAGATCGGGGAAAAATCTTCTGCGAAAGCGTCTTCGGCCCCGCTCCTCCTACGTTCGAGAAGCGGGGCCGAAACATGACGGCGCGTCGCGCTCAGCCGCGCAGCACCGCGCCGGTCCGCTCGGCTGCCGCGGCGACGGCGGCGTCGCGCGCCCGGGCGATCTCCTCGGTCTCCAGAGTGCGGTCGGGCGCGCGGAACCGCAGCGAGTAGGCCAGCGAGCGGCGGCCCTCGCCCACCTGTTCGCCGGTGTAGACGTCGAACAGCCGCACGCCCTCCAGCAGTTCGCCCGCGCCCGCGCGCAGCGCCTGCTCGACGTCGGCGGCCGGGACGCCGTCGGGCACCACCAGCGCCACGTCCTGCAGCGCCACCGGGTAGCCGGAGACGTGCGGGGCGGCGACGGGTTCGCCGGCGGCCTCGACCGCGTCGAGGTCGACCTCCACGGCGACGGTGCGCTGCGGCAGCCCGTAGGCCGACACCGCCCGCGGATGCAGCTCTCCCGCGTGCCCGACGAGGCGTTCGGCGCCGCCGATGCGCACGTACAGCGCGGCGCAGCGGCCCGGGTGCCACGGCGCGTAATGGGCGGCGCGCACGATCAGCTCGGCGTTGGCCGAGCGCGCCACCTCGCGCGCGGTCTCGACCGCGTCGGCCCACGTGGCCGGGCGCCCCGCGCCCTGCCAGCCGCCCGGTTCGCGGTCGCCGGCCAGCACGGCGCCCACCCGGCGCGGCTGGTCGGGCAGCGCGCGGGCCACCGACTCGGCCTCATCGGCGGTGGGCCCCCGGTCGACGGCGAGCATGGGCGCTCGCCCGGGTGCGTCCGGGCGGGGCAGGTAGACCAGGCCGATCTCGTAGAGCGCGACGTCGTTGAAACCGCGCCCGACGTTGCGCACGAGCGTCTTGGACAGCCCCGGCAGCAGCGTGGTGCGCAGCAGCGGCTCGTCCTCGCTGAGCGGGTTGGCCAGCCGCAGGGCGGTGCGGCGGACGTCGTCGCCGTCGGCTTGCAGGCCGTCGAGGTCGCGCTGGCCCATGAACGGATAGGCGAGCACCTCGGTGAAGCCGGTGGCGGCCAGGCGGCTGCCGACCGAGCGGCGCAGCCGCTGGCTCGGCGTCAGGCCCCGCCCCGCCGGCGCGCGCGGCGGAATGGAGGGCACGGCGTCGTAGCCCTCGATTCGGACGACCTCTTCGGCGAGGTCGTTCGGGTCGCCCAGATCCGGCCGCCAGGTCGGCGGGGTGACCCGCAGCATGGCCGCCCCCTCCTGCTCGACGGTGCAGCCGACCTGCTGCAGCCGCCGCACCACGCGCTCGCGCCCGTAGGCCACGCCGGCGATGCGGTCGGGGTGGTCGGCGGCGATGTCGATCGGCTGCGGGGCGGCCGCGGCCTCGTCGGCGATGTCGGTGTATCCCGCATCGACCGCACCGCCGCCCAGCTCCGCCAGCAGGCGCACCGCGCGCGTGGCGGCCGCCGGCTGCACCGCGGAGTCGACGCCGCGCTCGAAGCGCCGGGAGGACTCCGAGGACAACTGGTGGCGCCGCGAGGCCCGCGCGATGTGGGTATCGGCGAAATGCGCCGCCTCGACCAGCACGTCGGTCGAACTCAGGCCGATCTCGGTGGTCACCCCGCCCATGACGCCGGCCAGGTTGATCGGGCCGGACTCGTCGGTGATGAGGATGTCGTCGGGGTCCAGGGCGCGCTTGACGTGGTCGAGTGTCTCCAGCTCCTCGCCCGGGCGGGCCAGGCGGACCTCGATGGGTCCACGCAGCGCCGAGCGGTCCCAGGCGTGCAGGGGCTGGCCCAGTTCCATCATCACGTAATTGGTCACGTCCACCGCGAGCGAGACGGAGCGGACCCCGGTCAGCGCGAGGCGGCGCTTCATCCACAGCGGGGTGGGAGCCTCGGGGTCGAATCCGGTGACGCCGTGCAGCACGTAGCGCGAGCAGATCGCCGAGTCGGCCACCGCGGCCGGATACCCGTCGCCCGGCGTGCCCGCGGCCTCGACGTCGGCCGGGTCGCGGAAGTCCGTGCCGTAGGCCGTCGCCGCTTCGCGGGCCACGCCGCGCACCGACAGCGCGTAGCCGCGGTCGGGTGTGACCGCGATGTCGAGTACGTCCTCGCGCAGCCCGAGCAGCCCGTAGGCGTCGCCGCCGGGTTCGGCGCTGCCGGCGGGCAGCACGATGATGCCGGTGTGGTCCTCCCACAGCTGAAGCTCCGCGGCCGAGCAGATCATGCCCTCGGAGACCCTGCCGTAGGTCTTGCGCGCGCCGATGGCGAACCCGCCGGGCAGTTCGGCGCCGGGCAGCGCCACCACGACGAGGTCGCCTGCGCCGAAGTTGCGGGCGCCGCAGACGATGTGCTGCGGCTCGCCGGTGCCGTTGGCCGCGCCCACGTCGACCCGGCAGTAGCGGATGGGCTTCTTGAAGCCGGTCAGCTCCTCGATGTCCAGCACCCGCCCCACCGAGACGGGACCGGTGATGTCGGCGCCGACACGGTCGACGGTCTCGACCTCCAGCCCCAGGGCGATCAGCCGGTCGGCCAGATCGCGGGCGGTGGTGTCCGCGGGAAGGTCGGTGTAATCGGTGAGCCAGGAAACGGGGACGCGCATCAGATCTCCATCCCGAAGGCCGAGGTGAACCGGACGTCGCCCTCGACCATGTCGTGCATGTCCTCCACACCGCGGGCGAACATCAGGGTCCGCTCCACGCCCAGGCCGAAGGCCCAGCCGCTGTAGCGGTCGGTGTCCACTCCCGCCGCCGTGAGCACGCGCGGGTTGACCACGCCGCAGCCGCCGATTTCGATCCAGCCCTCGGAGGAGCAGGTGCGGCAGGGGTTCGCGGGGTCGCCCACGGACGCGCCCCGGCACACGAAGCACTCCATGTCCACTTCGGCGGAGGGCTCGGTGAAGGGGAAGTAGGACGGGCGGAACCGTGTGCGCAGCCCGCTGCCGAACATGCTCTGCACGAAGGCGTCGATAGCCCCGCGCAGGTGTCCCATGGTGATGCCCTCGTCCACGACCAGCCCTTCCAGCTGGTGGAAGACGGGGGTGTGCGTGGCGTCCAGTTCGTCGGTGCGGAAAGTCTTTCCGGGCGCGACCACGTAGACCGGCAGATCGCGCTCCAGCAGTGCGCGCACCTGCACCGGTGAGGTGTGGGTACGCAGCACCAGGCCGGACTCGCCGCCGTCGGGCCCCTCGACGAAGAAGGTGTCCTGCATGGTGCGGGCCGGGTGGTCCGGCAGGAAGTTGAGCGCGTCGAAGTTGAACCACTCCGCCTCGACCTCGGGGCCCTCGGCGATCTCGAAGCCCATGCCGACGAAGATGTCGGCCATGCGCTCGGCGACCGTGGTCACCGGGTGCCGTCCACCCCGGGGCAGGCGCCCGGTGGGCAGGGTGACGTCGACGGCCTCCTCGACCAGGACGCGCGCGTCGCGCTCCTCCTCCAACTCGGCCTGGCGCCGCTTCACGGCCTCGTTCACCTCGCGGCGGGCGCCGCCGACACGCTTTCCGGCGTCGGCCTTGGCCGACGGCGGCAGCGCGCCGATCTCGCGGTTGGCCAGCGCCAGCGGCGAGCGGTCGCCGGCGTGGGCCAGGCGCGCCTCCTTGAGCTCCTCAAGGGTGGCGGCCGCCTCGATCGCCGCTAGTGCCTCGTCGCGCATCCGGGCGACCTCGTCGGGATGCAGGGGCGTCACTTCGACCGGATCGAACCGGTTATTGGGTGCAGACATGGATGTTCGCCTCGCCGCCCGCGCCGCGTGGGCCGGGCGGCCGTCACGGCCCAGCGCGCAGCGTGGGCTCAAGCCGACAGGGACCTCAGAAGACACCGCCCGCCGCGGCCGCTCCCGAGTACGCTCACGCGAACTCGGGGGTGCCGGCGGGCACGGTAAATCGGAACTCCGCACCGCCACTGGGCGCACGCCCGACCGTGATCTCGCCGCCGTGGGCCTCGATCAGTCCCTTGACTATGAACAGCCCCAGGCCGGTGCCGCCGCGGCGCCGGGTGCGCCAGAAACGCCGGAAGACACGCGGAACGGCGTCGGGTGCGATGCCCTTGCCTTCGTCGCGTACCGACACAACGGCCCCGTCCTCGTACGGCTCGATCACAATGGTGACAGTACCAGCGCCGTGCCGCACGCCGTTTTCCAGCAGGTTGGCCATGATCTGGCCGATCTTGTCGGCGTCGAGCCACAGCTCGGGCAGCGGGCCGCGGACGTCGAGGCGGTAGCGGTCGGCGGGCTCCCCCGCGGCCACCCGCCCGGCGACCAGCGTGCGCGCGAGCTCGGCGAGGTCGACGACCTGCTTGCGGATCTCGACCCGGCCCGACTCGATGCGCGAGACGCTCAGCAGTTCGGTGATGAGCCGGGTGACGCGGTCGGCGTCGGCGTTGACCGTCTCCAGCATGAACATCTTCTGCTTGTCGGTGAGCCGCTCCCATTTGCCCAGCAGCGTGGCCGTGAATCCCTTGACGCTGGTCAGCGGCGAGCGGAGTTCGTGGGCGACGGTCGAGACGAGGTCGGCGCGGCTGCGTTCGCCCCGGGCGCGGTGCGAGGCGTCGCGCAGCGTGACGACCAGCCGGTCCACCTGGGCGCGGGGC is a window from the Streptomonospora litoralis genome containing:
- the pheT gene encoding phenylalanine--tRNA ligase subunit beta, which translates into the protein MRVPVSWLTDYTDLPADTTARDLADRLIALGLEVETVDRVGADITGPVSVGRVLDIEELTGFKKPIRYCRVDVGAANGTGEPQHIVCGARNFGAGDLVVVALPGAELPGGFAIGARKTYGRVSEGMICSAAELQLWEDHTGIIVLPAGSAEPGGDAYGLLGLREDVLDIAVTPDRGYALSVRGVAREAATAYGTDFRDPADVEAAGTPGDGYPAAVADSAICSRYVLHGVTGFDPEAPTPLWMKRRLALTGVRSVSLAVDVTNYVMMELGQPLHAWDRSALRGPIEVRLARPGEELETLDHVKRALDPDDILITDESGPINLAGVMGGVTTEIGLSSTDVLVEAAHFADTHIARASRRHQLSSESSRRFERGVDSAVQPAAATRAVRLLAELGGGAVDAGYTDIADEAAAAPQPIDIAADHPDRIAGVAYGRERVVRRLQQVGCTVEQEGAAMLRVTPPTWRPDLGDPNDLAEEVVRIEGYDAVPSIPPRAPAGRGLTPSQRLRRSVGSRLAATGFTEVLAYPFMGQRDLDGLQADGDDVRRTALRLANPLSEDEPLLRTTLLPGLSKTLVRNVGRGFNDVALYEIGLVYLPRPDAPGRAPMLAVDRGPTADEAESVARALPDQPRRVGAVLAGDREPGGWQGAGRPATWADAVETAREVARSANAELIVRAAHYAPWHPGRCAALYVRIGGAERLVGHAGELHPRAVSAYGLPQRTVAVEVDLDAVEAAGEPVAAPHVSGYPVALQDVALVVPDGVPAADVEQALRAGAGELLEGVRLFDVYTGEQVGEGRRSLAYSLRFRAPDRTLETEEIARARDAAVAAAAERTGAVLRG
- the pheS gene encoding phenylalanine--tRNA ligase subunit alpha, translating into MSAPNNRFDPVEVTPLHPDEVARMRDEALAAIEAAATLEELKEARLAHAGDRSPLALANREIGALPPSAKADAGKRVGGARREVNEAVKRRQAELEEERDARVLVEEAVDVTLPTGRLPRGGRHPVTTVAERMADIFVGMGFEIAEGPEVEAEWFNFDALNFLPDHPARTMQDTFFVEGPDGGESGLVLRTHTSPVQVRALLERDLPVYVVAPGKTFRTDELDATHTPVFHQLEGLVVDEGITMGHLRGAIDAFVQSMFGSGLRTRFRPSYFPFTEPSAEVDMECFVCRGASVGDPANPCRTCSSEGWIEIGGCGVVNPRVLTAAGVDTDRYSGWAFGLGVERTLMFARGVEDMHDMVEGDVRFTSAFGMEI
- a CDS encoding sensor histidine kinase, whose translation is MGGDQPAEHSGAGASDAAPALAADDLPDGVVVADGDGRVVTFNRMAARLSRVSAANALGRDFRDVLPLHDTDGRDWWKCSDPYGGLRTRTRQPERPLFLADGREILVAARYVRTEPRAQVDRLVVTLRDASHRARGERSRADLVSTVAHELRSPLTSVKGFTATLLGKWERLTDKQKMFMLETVNADADRVTRLITELLSVSRIESGRVEIRKQVVDLAELARTLVAGRVAAGEPADRYRLDVRGPLPELWLDADKIGQIMANLLENGVRHGAGTVTIVIEPYEDGAVVSVRDEGKGIAPDAVPRVFRRFWRTRRRGGTGLGLFIVKGLIEAHGGEITVGRAPSGGAEFRFTVPAGTPEFA